A single genomic interval of halophilic archaeon DL31 harbors:
- a CDS encoding peptidase M24 (PFAM: Peptidase M24, structural domain; Creatinase~KEGG: vdi:Vdis_2151 peptidase M24) has protein sequence MREFSPDPKPRFVDPDRLDRIRRSIDGSSLDGYIAFSPENSYYLSGTYAGMYSRPVAGLVTSEESLFFGPYLERRKAARTAWTDRGLVFEDQDDPFELLGDAVNDTGATTLGYDAAEAPPGWVDALDAATDAELVDATDRLLTLRATKTDWEIDLMRKASDLATAGMEAYLERVGSGVPEIEVVRAIQDAYYDTYLDHHPEYDIGTANELGQYGFASVLSGDHALEPHSLSSARPIADGEAVVGIALPSIQGYVCEEERTVLVGDVPSHIESAMETLVDVREQAMEKMGPGVPTADVDKETGDALRAAGYGENIIHRTGHGEGITIHEGPAMNASSPEGALEPGMVMSVEPGLYFEDDDVALRHSDTFVITESGAERLTDTPAGVHRVD, from the coding sequence ATGCGTGAATTTAGCCCAGATCCGAAACCCCGGTTCGTCGACCCTGATCGCTTGGACAGAATCCGGAGGTCCATCGACGGAAGCTCACTGGATGGCTACATCGCCTTCTCACCAGAGAACTCCTACTACCTTTCAGGCACCTACGCGGGAATGTACTCCCGGCCGGTCGCGGGGCTGGTGACGAGCGAGGAGAGCCTCTTCTTCGGCCCGTACCTCGAGCGGCGAAAAGCAGCACGCACGGCATGGACGGACCGTGGCTTGGTCTTCGAAGATCAGGACGACCCGTTCGAGCTGTTGGGTGACGCCGTCAACGATACGGGGGCAACGACACTCGGTTACGACGCCGCAGAAGCGCCGCCGGGCTGGGTCGACGCTCTCGATGCTGCAACTGACGCGGAACTCGTCGACGCTACAGACCGCCTTCTGACACTTCGCGCGACGAAGACCGACTGGGAGATCGACCTCATGCGGAAGGCCAGCGATCTGGCGACGGCAGGGATGGAGGCGTACCTTGAGAGAGTCGGGTCGGGGGTGCCTGAAATCGAGGTTGTCCGGGCAATCCAGGACGCCTACTACGACACGTATCTCGACCATCATCCCGAGTACGACATCGGGACAGCCAATGAACTCGGGCAGTACGGCTTCGCAAGCGTCCTTTCAGGCGACCACGCGCTCGAACCACACAGCCTCTCCTCCGCTCGGCCAATCGCGGACGGGGAGGCAGTCGTTGGGATTGCGTTGCCTTCGATTCAGGGCTATGTCTGCGAAGAGGAACGTACCGTACTCGTGGGCGATGTACCTTCGCACATCGAGTCGGCGATGGAAACGCTCGTAGATGTCCGCGAACAAGCAATGGAGAAAATGGGGCCGGGCGTGCCGACTGCAGACGTCGACAAGGAGACGGGTGATGCACTTCGAGCGGCGGGCTACGGGGAGAACATCATCCACCGGACAGGCCACGGAGAGGGGATTACCATCCACGAAGGCCCGGCGATGAACGCCAGCAGTCCTGAAGGGGCCCTCGAACCAGGAATGGTGATGAGTGTCGAACCGGGCCTCTACTTCGAGGACGACGACGTTGCCCTGCGACACTCGGATACCTTTGTCATCACCGAAAGTGGCGCCGAACGACTGACAGATACCCCTGCAGGCGTCCACCGAGTGGACTGA
- a CDS encoding extracellular solute-binding protein family 1 (PFAM: Bacterial extracellular solute-binding, family 1~KEGG: gtn:GTNG_3227 ABC transporter substrate-binding protein) produces the protein MVEKAKEKWEGHGVLRREYLQRAGAFGAAAAGIATAGCLGGGGGSGKPSNLSMGTWGGTWQDLMIEAVVTPFEEETDIGIEYVLGDNTPRLNKIIAQKDNPPVDVSQQDGSGLVRGSNEDLWHELDEELVPSLSKVPDTFKGDDWVMQIFAASSLLFNPEQMDTAPTSWDVYLNSDYQGKVGLFTEDPTHDVLAFSLAQTDGESFKDVEAAFSMYEEVVKEMDPVYITSSEEYGKMFEQEEVYVGRYWSARAAQWQSDGRPVRSVIPDAGAMSTNFGNAIPKNISENKLEWAGELIDYTLREQAAKVIAENMYYTNPIPSMKYPESVQDKLVSSEDLENLNVPDFDWIAENRGSWRERANELINQHG, from the coding sequence ATGGTAGAAAAGGCCAAAGAGAAGTGGGAAGGGCATGGTGTCCTGCGACGTGAATATTTGCAGCGCGCGGGCGCCTTCGGAGCTGCTGCGGCCGGCATTGCTACTGCTGGCTGTCTCGGCGGCGGTGGCGGTAGCGGGAAGCCGAGTAACCTCTCTATGGGCACATGGGGGGGCACGTGGCAGGACCTGATGATTGAGGCTGTGGTCACTCCCTTTGAAGAGGAGACTGACATCGGCATCGAGTACGTACTCGGTGACAACACGCCACGGCTGAACAAGATTATCGCCCAGAAGGATAACCCTCCTGTGGACGTCTCTCAGCAGGACGGCTCCGGACTCGTTCGTGGCTCCAACGAAGATCTTTGGCACGAACTAGATGAGGAGCTTGTTCCCTCGCTCTCCAAGGTACCGGACACGTTCAAAGGCGACGACTGGGTGATGCAGATTTTCGCGGCCAGTTCGTTGCTGTTCAACCCGGAGCAGATGGATACGGCACCGACCTCGTGGGACGTCTATCTCAACAGCGATTATCAGGGGAAGGTAGGGCTCTTCACTGAGGACCCGACCCACGACGTGCTGGCGTTCTCCCTCGCTCAAACGGACGGTGAGTCGTTCAAAGACGTCGAGGCAGCGTTCAGTATGTACGAGGAGGTCGTCAAGGAGATGGACCCCGTCTACATCACCTCCAGTGAGGAGTACGGCAAGATGTTCGAACAAGAGGAGGTGTACGTCGGACGGTACTGGTCGGCACGAGCCGCACAGTGGCAGTCTGACGGTCGCCCGGTTCGGAGTGTTATCCCCGACGCCGGCGCGATGAGCACAAACTTCGGGAACGCGATTCCGAAGAACATCTCCGAGAACAAACTGGAGTGGGCTGGGGAACTTATCGACTACACGCTTCGCGAGCAGGCGGCGAAGGTGATCGCCGAGAACATGTACTACACCAACCCCATCCCCTCGATGAAGTACCCGGAATCCGTGCAGGACAAGCTCGTAAGCTCCGAAGACTTGGAGAATCTCAACGTCCCTGACTTCGATTGGATCGCGGAGAATCGTGGCAGCTGGCGAGAGCGAGCCAACGAACTCATTAATCAGCACGGATGA
- a CDS encoding antibiotic biosynthesis monooxygenase domain-containing protein (KEGG: srm:SRM_02925 conserved hypothetical protein containing antibiotic biosynthesis monooxygenase domain) encodes MILRIWRGWTTPEDADAYEAFLAGGTADSDQAGESGGEESALEAMAGEGYLGFDLGRQEHADEVEFVTILRFADYDAVEAFAGENYEQAHVPAEARELLSRWEDEVAHYEQRAGERVH; translated from the coding sequence GTGATCCTGCGCATCTGGCGCGGGTGGACCACCCCGGAGGACGCCGACGCCTACGAAGCGTTCCTCGCCGGCGGAACGGCCGACTCGGACCAAGCAGGCGAGTCGGGCGGGGAGGAGTCCGCCCTCGAGGCCATGGCTGGTGAGGGCTACCTCGGATTCGACCTTGGCCGGCAGGAGCACGCCGACGAGGTGGAGTTCGTCACGATTCTGCGATTCGCGGACTACGATGCCGTCGAGGCGTTCGCCGGCGAGAACTACGAACAGGCTCACGTCCCTGCCGAAGCCCGGGAGCTGCTGAGCCGGTGGGAGGACGAGGTCGCCCACTATGAACAGCGCGCGGGCGAACGAGTCCATTAA
- a CDS encoding Na+/solute symporter (PFAM: Sodium/solute symporter~KEGG: bpf:BpOF4_10120 osmoregulated sodium/proline symporter), translating into MSDLGAFGLAPALLQTDLGGDTNPVYLGIFILYLLLVLGIGAWAYRKTETVSDFWVYGKELGPWLATWSYVANFVSAVSVIGFVGAVYGGGYSILTGIIFGLMLGVSGLYFVVHKIRELNHVTFPDIIAEITGYEVARPITGFVLLGNAWVYLIMQLVGAGLLVTVITGVPYEYMVWVIGFVFIAYTVMGGLISVAWTDLVQGTLMVATVAVALVFMVFDLGGLVSINTQFAAISSANVAPLGEGTYTVLGVLASIVAFFGTIFTAQNTIVRINATKDIKTAKIHLAAGGLILSVFYVMLILLGGATTVALDNAGLAVENVDRAFPVLITEYVPTVVGTVIIVAILSGILSTTDTRLHSCGVTTARDIYDYFTDGEASGEKLMRVSRISTIGFGIAATAIAVNPPGTIIGLYNWRAILLTSALLIPVYVTLYRRDTAGEAVLLSIILGTLFGPGWQAIGSPLGVPATFMGVGMSILGLVVGHVVWRGGSDVHPEPAVSDD; encoded by the coding sequence ATGTCTGACCTCGGCGCGTTCGGCCTCGCGCCAGCGCTCCTCCAGACCGACCTTGGGGGGGACACCAACCCGGTGTACCTCGGTATCTTCATCCTGTACCTGTTGCTCGTACTCGGTATCGGTGCGTGGGCGTATCGGAAGACCGAAACCGTCAGCGACTTCTGGGTGTACGGGAAGGAACTGGGCCCGTGGCTGGCAACGTGGTCGTACGTGGCCAACTTCGTCAGTGCGGTCAGCGTCATCGGCTTCGTCGGCGCCGTCTACGGCGGTGGCTACTCCATCCTGACGGGCATCATCTTTGGCCTGATGCTCGGGGTCAGCGGGCTCTACTTCGTGGTCCACAAGATCCGGGAGCTCAACCACGTCACGTTCCCCGACATCATCGCCGAGATAACCGGCTACGAGGTCGCCCGGCCCATCACCGGCTTCGTCCTGCTCGGTAACGCGTGGGTCTACCTGATCATGCAGCTCGTCGGGGCGGGGCTGCTAGTGACGGTCATCACCGGCGTGCCCTACGAGTATATGGTCTGGGTAATCGGGTTCGTCTTCATCGCCTACACGGTGATGGGCGGCCTGATCAGCGTGGCCTGGACCGACCTGGTCCAGGGGACCCTGATGGTGGCGACGGTGGCAGTCGCGCTCGTGTTCATGGTGTTCGACCTCGGCGGACTGGTGAGCATCAACACCCAGTTCGCGGCAATCAGCTCCGCGAACGTCGCGCCGCTGGGTGAAGGGACCTACACCGTGTTGGGCGTCCTCGCGTCGATCGTCGCGTTCTTCGGGACCATCTTCACCGCCCAGAACACGATCGTCCGGATCAACGCGACCAAGGACATCAAAACGGCGAAGATTCACCTCGCGGCCGGCGGGTTGATCCTGTCGGTGTTCTACGTCATGCTGATCCTGCTGGGCGGTGCGACCACCGTCGCACTCGACAACGCCGGCCTGGCCGTCGAAAACGTCGACCGGGCGTTCCCCGTCCTCATCACGGAGTACGTGCCAACGGTCGTCGGGACAGTTATCATCGTGGCCATCCTCAGCGGGATTCTCTCAACGACCGACACCCGGCTGCACTCCTGTGGCGTCACCACCGCGCGTGACATCTATGACTACTTCACCGACGGTGAGGCCAGCGGCGAGAAGCTGATGCGCGTCTCCCGCATCTCGACCATCGGGTTCGGGATCGCCGCGACCGCGATAGCCGTCAACCCGCCGGGGACGATTATCGGCCTGTACAACTGGCGCGCCATCCTACTGACCAGCGCGCTGCTCATCCCCGTCTACGTCACGCTCTACCGGCGCGACACCGCCGGGGAGGCAGTGCTGCTCTCGATCATCCTCGGCACCCTCTTCGGGCCGGGGTGGCAAGCGATTGGCTCGCCGCTCGGGGTCCCGGCAACGTTCATGGGCGTTGGGATGTCGATCCTCGGGCTGGTCGTGGGTCACGTCGTCTGGCGTGGCGGGTCGGACGTCCACCCCGAACCGGCGGTCAGTGACGACTGA
- a CDS encoding peptidase M24 (PFAM: Peptidase M24, structural domain~KEGG: chl:Chy400_3617 peptidase M24), with translation MVTIHKQRRNALFEKLPNEVGTVLVPPSETLRYLTGLNMHTSERPTALVMQRGRPDAFVLPSLETRRVRDVVGADAEFFIYTDATDPVAAAKGAFAEFKSARPTEGTVAMEFRSARLVEYEVVESTYEWDAVVDLEDAAAALRGRKDQQEIEKLRTAASLVDDLLEETVEAVTPGMTEAEIEGVLHKAVIDSEADKLGAVIVVSGERSSQPHTNTSDRAVEHGDPLMIDAGVVYDGYYSDITRTFALGEASDAFREIYDVVQASARAARERVAEGVAFQEIDRASRTVIEDAGYGDDYPHRVGHGLGLEGHEPPYLVEGNEATLGVGHAFTVEPGIYVDGLGGVRIEDDMVITEDGPEVLTSFPRDLRIL, from the coding sequence ATGGTAACAATCCACAAACAACGCCGTAATGCGTTGTTCGAGAAGCTTCCAAATGAGGTTGGGACTGTCCTCGTTCCCCCAAGCGAAACCCTCCGGTATCTGACTGGGTTGAACATGCACACCAGCGAGCGACCGACCGCCTTGGTGATGCAGCGGGGCCGACCTGACGCGTTCGTACTCCCTTCGCTGGAAACCAGGAGAGTCCGGGACGTCGTCGGGGCTGACGCCGAGTTCTTCATCTACACTGACGCGACCGATCCGGTCGCCGCCGCCAAAGGTGCGTTTGCGGAGTTCAAGAGTGCCCGACCGACCGAAGGAACGGTGGCGATGGAGTTCCGTTCGGCTCGGCTCGTGGAGTACGAGGTCGTGGAGTCGACGTACGAGTGGGATGCGGTCGTCGACTTGGAGGATGCCGCCGCCGCACTTCGAGGTCGGAAAGACCAGCAGGAGATCGAGAAGCTCCGAACGGCAGCGAGTCTCGTCGACGACCTCCTCGAGGAGACTGTCGAGGCGGTCACGCCAGGAATGACGGAAGCTGAAATCGAGGGGGTGCTCCACAAGGCCGTCATCGATAGTGAGGCCGACAAACTGGGCGCAGTCATCGTGGTCAGTGGGGAGCGCAGTTCACAACCCCACACCAACACGTCCGACCGGGCGGTCGAGCATGGCGACCCGTTGATGATCGATGCAGGTGTCGTCTACGATGGGTACTACTCCGACATCACCCGAACGTTCGCCCTTGGTGAAGCAAGCGACGCGTTCCGTGAAATCTACGACGTGGTGCAAGCGTCCGCCCGCGCGGCCCGAGAGCGTGTTGCAGAAGGTGTTGCGTTCCAGGAAATCGACCGAGCGTCTCGAACGGTCATCGAAGACGCGGGCTACGGCGACGACTATCCCCACCGCGTTGGTCACGGACTCGGCCTGGAGGGTCACGAACCGCCGTATCTTGTGGAAGGAAACGAGGCGACACTCGGCGTTGGCCACGCGTTCACTGTCGAACCAGGCATCTACGTGGACGGCCTCGGAGGCGTCCGAATCGAGGATGACATGGTCATCACCGAGGACGGCCCCGAAGTCCTGACGTCCTTCCCACGAGATCTGCGAATCCTCTAA
- a CDS encoding spermidine/putrescine ABC transporter ATPase subunit (SMART: ATPase, AAA+ type, core~TIGRFAM: Spermidine/putrescine ABC transporter ATP-binding subunit~KEGG: sti:Sthe_1276 spermidine/putrescine ABC transporter ATPase subunit~PFAM: ABC transporter-like; Transport-associated OB, type 2): MSRSETGTPDGEQQREMVVELADLTKRFRDVTAVNDIDLSIADGEFLTLLGPSGCGKTTTLRMIAGFETPSEGVVRIDGDTVTKTPPYNRDTGMVFQQYALFPHMTVADNIAFGLEMDGVGDEETTERVRDALEMVRLGGLGDRYPEELSGGQQQRVALARALVIEPSVLLLDEPLSNLDKKLREEMRLEILRLHRELDVTMVYVTHNQEEALTMSDRMAVMNHGEIHQVGTPREVYHRPQDAFVADFIGNANLLNGEVTSRVDGQLTISLDAGSDVVVDEDAATSHAAEAGEAVTLLFRPERFRVYPGDATVDADNTISGTVEEVTFLGSRIDYFVRVGDQRLHVVQQNLEEGETFEETDEVTLGFRADSPFLIPERGGES; encoded by the coding sequence ATGAGCCGGAGCGAAACTGGGACGCCCGACGGCGAACAGCAACGGGAGATGGTTGTCGAACTCGCCGACCTCACCAAGCGATTCCGCGACGTGACCGCCGTCAACGACATCGACCTCTCCATCGCGGACGGCGAATTCCTCACGTTGCTCGGACCCTCGGGCTGTGGAAAGACGACTACCCTCCGGATGATTGCAGGCTTCGAAACCCCCAGCGAGGGGGTTGTCAGAATCGACGGCGACACGGTGACGAAGACGCCGCCGTACAACCGGGACACGGGGATGGTGTTCCAGCAGTACGCGCTGTTCCCACACATGACCGTTGCTGACAACATCGCGTTCGGACTGGAGATGGATGGTGTCGGCGACGAGGAGACCACTGAACGCGTGCGTGACGCCCTCGAGATGGTTCGACTGGGGGGACTGGGCGACCGGTACCCAGAAGAGCTCTCTGGTGGCCAACAACAGCGAGTCGCGCTTGCCCGGGCGCTGGTCATCGAACCATCTGTCCTGCTGCTTGACGAGCCACTGTCAAACCTCGACAAGAAGCTCCGGGAAGAGATGCGACTGGAAATCCTCCGGCTCCACCGCGAACTGGATGTCACGATGGTGTACGTCACCCACAATCAGGAGGAGGCGCTCACAATGTCCGACCGCATGGCCGTGATGAACCACGGAGAAATCCACCAGGTCGGCACGCCACGGGAGGTGTACCACCGGCCGCAAGACGCGTTCGTCGCGGACTTCATTGGCAATGCGAACCTGCTTAACGGCGAGGTAACGAGTCGAGTCGACGGACAACTGACGATCTCGCTAGATGCGGGCTCCGACGTTGTCGTCGACGAAGACGCCGCGACATCCCACGCTGCAGAGGCGGGTGAAGCCGTTACGCTCTTGTTCCGTCCAGAACGGTTCCGAGTCTACCCCGGTGACGCCACGGTCGACGCCGACAACACGATTTCGGGGACTGTCGAGGAGGTGACGTTCCTCGGCTCTCGCATTGACTACTTTGTTCGTGTCGGCGACCAGCGCCTCCACGTCGTCCAGCAGAATCTCGAAGAGGGCGAAACGTTCGAGGAGACGGACGAGGTAACACTCGGCTTCAGAGCCGACTCACCGTTCCTGATTCCAGAACGCGGTGGTGAGTCGTGA
- a CDS encoding amidohydrolase (PFAM: Amidohydrolase 1~KEGG: sti:Sthe_0141 amidohydrolase): MPTPSFDLIVRGDLWDAANGRRPDQWLGIRDGEIQSISEDQPGHAPVLQEAGTLIPGLIDTHVHLVWDGSADPVATLRAESEQDLVIRAIENARKTLHGGVTTVRDLGSTADVAITVARGIRAGRIPGPRVLASGRTVIITDGHDPFWGLFSDGPAACRRAVRELRGAGADLIKVSATGGVYGQAVGEDPGTAELSLEELEAIVDEAARFDLPVAAHAVGSLGISNAVAAGVDTVEHGNLATDATVDRMATADVAYDPTLFVYRDIAESGTAPKYAQENAQGVLERHWEVAAKALARDDIRVIAGSDAGSPGVPHPALHLELECLVEAGATPEAALTAATATAARELDNPGLGVIEAGTPADIVGFEADPLADVSVTERPTLVLKNGVRVAGSG; encoded by the coding sequence ATGCCGACACCATCTTTCGACCTCATCGTCCGGGGTGACCTCTGGGATGCCGCCAACGGTCGGCGCCCCGACCAGTGGCTGGGTATTCGAGACGGAGAAATTCAGTCAATTTCGGAGGACCAACCCGGTCACGCACCAGTTCTTCAGGAGGCAGGCACGCTCATTCCGGGCCTCATCGATACGCACGTCCATCTAGTCTGGGACGGCAGTGCCGACCCCGTCGCGACGCTGCGCGCAGAGTCCGAGCAGGACCTCGTGATCCGGGCGATAGAGAACGCCCGAAAGACACTCCACGGCGGGGTCACGACCGTTCGGGACCTCGGCAGCACGGCCGATGTGGCCATCACCGTGGCTCGCGGCATTCGCGCCGGGCGGATACCGGGCCCACGCGTGCTTGCCAGTGGACGGACGGTCATCATCACCGATGGACACGACCCATTCTGGGGGCTATTCAGTGACGGCCCAGCGGCCTGTCGACGTGCAGTCAGGGAACTCCGGGGGGCAGGCGCTGATCTTATCAAAGTCAGTGCAACCGGTGGGGTATACGGACAGGCAGTCGGCGAAGACCCGGGCACTGCGGAGCTCTCACTGGAGGAACTCGAAGCCATCGTTGACGAGGCAGCGCGGTTCGACCTCCCTGTGGCCGCCCACGCCGTTGGCAGTCTCGGCATCAGCAACGCTGTCGCGGCTGGGGTCGATACCGTCGAGCACGGGAATCTCGCCACCGACGCGACGGTGGACCGAATGGCCACTGCCGACGTGGCCTACGACCCGACCTTGTTCGTCTACCGAGATATCGCAGAGTCAGGAACGGCACCGAAATATGCCCAGGAGAACGCTCAGGGTGTCCTCGAACGGCACTGGGAGGTGGCAGCAAAAGCCCTCGCCCGCGATGATATCCGTGTCATCGCCGGCAGCGACGCTGGTTCACCCGGTGTCCCGCACCCAGCGCTCCACCTCGAACTCGAATGTCTGGTCGAGGCAGGGGCGACTCCGGAAGCCGCCCTGACGGCTGCGACGGCGACTGCAGCGAGAGAACTAGACAACCCCGGCCTCGGTGTCATCGAAGCGGGAACGCCGGCAGACATCGTTGGCTTCGAAGCCGACCCACTGGCAGATGTCAGTGTGACTGAGCGGCCAACTCTGGTCCTGAAAAACGGCGTTCGTGTCGCTGGCAGCGGCTGA
- a CDS encoding 5-carboxymethyl-2-hydroxymuconate Delta-isomerase (KEGG: hvo:HVO_1291 2-hydroxyhepta-24-diene-1,7-dioate isomerase~PFAM: Fumarylacetoacetase, C-terminal-like) — translation MRYARFRDPSGAVRRGEWHGESVSFAGEQYDLDEIALLAPTDPSKIVCVGRNYIAHAEEHDADVPDRPLLFLKGPNTVAGHGDTVTLPDGKERVEWEAELGVVIGKQAKNVDAKDAMEYVDGYTCVDDVSNRDDQRSESQWVRGKAFDGAAPLGPCIADPEHVPADATIQTRVNGEVKQDATIDQMVFDVPTLIEEATTYMTLEPGDVLATGTPEGVGPFEDGDEAEIEVEGVGTLEHTVTR, via the coding sequence ATGCGATACGCACGATTCCGAGATCCAAGCGGGGCAGTCCGGCGCGGTGAGTGGCACGGCGAGTCAGTCTCCTTCGCCGGAGAGCAGTACGACCTGGACGAGATCGCGCTGCTTGCGCCAACTGACCCGAGTAAAATCGTCTGCGTCGGGCGCAACTACATCGCCCACGCAGAGGAGCACGATGCCGACGTACCCGACCGTCCGCTGCTGTTCCTCAAGGGCCCAAACACCGTCGCGGGCCACGGCGACACCGTCACCTTGCCGGACGGGAAAGAGCGCGTCGAGTGGGAGGCCGAACTCGGCGTCGTCATCGGGAAGCAGGCCAAGAACGTCGACGCCAAAGATGCCATGGAGTACGTCGACGGCTACACCTGCGTCGACGACGTGTCCAACCGCGACGACCAGCGCAGCGAGTCCCAGTGGGTTCGGGGGAAGGCCTTCGACGGCGCTGCCCCTCTCGGCCCCTGTATCGCCGACCCTGAACATGTTCCCGCGGACGCGACGATCCAAACCCGTGTGAACGGCGAGGTGAAGCAGGACGCCACTATCGACCAGATGGTGTTCGACGTGCCGACCCTTATCGAAGAGGCGACCACGTACATGACGCTCGAACCGGGCGACGTGCTCGCGACCGGGACCCCCGAGGGTGTCGGGCCGTTCGAGGACGGCGACGAAGCCGAGATCGAGGTCGAAGGCGTCGGGACCCTCGAACACACTGTCACCCGGTGA
- a CDS encoding ABC-type transporter, integral membrane subunit (PFAM: Binding-protein-dependent transport systems inner membrane component~KEGG: xau:Xaut_0858 binding-protein-dependent transport systems inner membrane component), with translation MSNDSTPTTGSGWLPRLNRLPVGHERLRAFIQKHKGESYAGYLLAGPYLLYMTLLFFIPIGYIFLVSFFHNVPTGTMEAGFTLENYVKFFQSGLYRDALITTVRVSIFSTLFTVIVSYPIAYFIVFSDWRYSQALILLVIAPMLVGNVVRAFGWFALMGSSGAINQFLSVFGIDYTLLNTEPGLIIAISSVLMPFAVLILMSSLYTLDGEIIEAAYNLGGNQLQTFFYVTLPLSLPGVIGATLISFVLTMGTFATAVFIGMPQVPMIAPFIYNVSSTDLNWPLGAAMSFILLAVSLLIVYVYTKVVDVELGRGGDAV, from the coding sequence GTGAGTAACGACTCGACGCCGACGACGGGGTCGGGGTGGCTGCCACGTTTGAACCGACTCCCGGTCGGTCATGAGCGGCTTCGGGCGTTCATTCAGAAGCACAAAGGGGAGTCCTACGCGGGCTATCTGCTTGCGGGGCCATATCTCCTCTACATGACGCTCCTGTTTTTCATCCCAATCGGCTACATTTTCCTGGTCAGCTTCTTCCATAACGTCCCGACTGGGACGATGGAAGCGGGCTTCACCCTGGAAAACTATGTGAAATTCTTCCAATCCGGGCTCTATCGTGACGCCCTGATAACCACCGTTCGAGTCAGCATCTTCTCCACGCTGTTCACGGTCATCGTCAGCTATCCGATCGCTTACTTCATCGTCTTCTCGGACTGGCGCTACTCCCAGGCGCTCATCCTGTTGGTTATCGCGCCAATGCTCGTCGGAAACGTCGTGCGAGCATTCGGGTGGTTCGCGCTGATGGGCTCGTCGGGCGCTATCAACCAGTTCCTCAGCGTGTTCGGGATCGACTACACGCTGTTGAACACTGAACCAGGCTTGATAATCGCTATCTCCTCGGTCTTAATGCCATTCGCGGTGCTAATCCTGATGAGTTCCCTCTACACACTCGACGGAGAAATCATCGAGGCGGCGTACAATCTGGGGGGGAACCAGCTCCAGACGTTCTTCTACGTCACGCTCCCGCTCTCGCTCCCGGGCGTCATCGGCGCCACGCTCATCTCCTTCGTCCTCACGATGGGGACGTTCGCGACAGCGGTGTTCATCGGGATGCCGCAGGTGCCAATGATCGCACCCTTCATTTACAACGTCTCGTCAACGGACCTCAACTGGCCCCTCGGCGCGGCGATGTCGTTCATCCTGCTGGCCGTCTCGCTACTCATCGTCTACGTCTACACAAAGGTCGTTGACGTCGAACTCGGTCGCGGGGGTGACGCGGTATGA